In Sphingobacteriales bacterium, a genomic segment contains:
- a CDS encoding phosphate ABC transporter ATP-binding protein: MEKICVQDFSLSIGKQNILKNINVEIPERKITVILGPSGCGKTTLLKCFNRLIDLVPDVKMKGNIYLNGRNIFDRTWELTELRKNMGLLAQRPYPLPMSIYGNIAFGLKINGRGNRKILSQRVRHYLEQASLWEEVKDRLYEPASRLSIGQQQRLCLARGLAVDPEIILADEPTSALDPISSQAIEEKFVELKDRYTVVIVTHILRQAKRIADHVVFMYMGEVIEQGNTDDFFNRPKNDITRSYLKGAFN; encoded by the coding sequence AAGTATTGGGAAACAGAATATTCTGAAGAATATCAATGTTGAAATTCCGGAGAGGAAAATCACTGTTATTCTGGGGCCTTCAGGCTGCGGAAAGACCACCTTGCTGAAATGTTTCAACCGTTTGATCGACCTGGTTCCGGATGTTAAAATGAAAGGGAATATTTATTTAAACGGAAGGAATATCTTTGACCGGACATGGGAATTGACCGAACTTAGAAAGAACATGGGTTTACTTGCACAGAGGCCATATCCTTTGCCAATGAGTATCTATGGCAATATTGCTTTTGGATTGAAAATCAATGGGAGGGGGAACCGTAAAATACTTTCTCAAAGGGTCAGGCATTATCTTGAACAGGCAAGTTTGTGGGAAGAAGTAAAAGACAGGTTGTACGAGCCAGCCAGCCGTTTGTCGATCGGACAGCAGCAGCGTTTGTGTCTGGCAAGGGGTTTGGCTGTTGATCCTGAGATAATTCTGGCGGATGAACCTACCTCAGCGCTCGATCCCATTTCCAGTCAGGCTATTGAAGAAAAATTTGTCGAACTGAAAGACAGATATACAGTTGTCATTGTTACCCATATTTTACGACAGGCTAAGCGTATTGCTGATCATGTGGTGTTTATGTACATGGGAGAAGTGATTGAACAGGGCAATACTGATGATTTTTTTAATCGTCCGAAAAATGATATTACCAGATCATATTTGAAAGGAGCTTTTAATTAG